A window of the Synechococcus sp. JA-3-3Ab genome harbors these coding sequences:
- a CDS encoding class I SAM-dependent methyltransferase gives MLSSLSALPVHLYRCLSCGQEGLNLPPGREPGAAADRVYCPRCGQIYPITAFGAVDFLAAARDLPLTPAQAIAHLPGFAWGYDRLWRPWALSLLSGERFGSEREGQLLAELVGEADPVLDLGTAGGYWSRLLLARDPQRTVIGLDNATGVLAEAAQQAQPHWQRYSLVRARAEQLPLASGAFGAVISGATLNEVPLDPCLREVARVLKPGGVFVSMHSQQVQGWGQRVQQLLEATGLRFFSADQLRWHFAQVGLRLERYLSFGWVVFVQAVRL, from the coding sequence ATGCTCTCTTCTCTCTCTGCCTTGCCGGTTCACCTCTACCGCTGCCTGAGCTGTGGTCAGGAAGGGCTGAACCTGCCACCGGGACGTGAGCCGGGAGCCGCGGCGGATCGGGTTTACTGTCCCCGTTGCGGCCAGATCTACCCCATCACCGCCTTTGGAGCGGTGGATTTTTTGGCCGCCGCGCGGGACTTGCCGCTCACTCCCGCTCAGGCCATTGCCCATCTGCCCGGGTTTGCCTGGGGCTACGATCGCCTCTGGCGGCCTTGGGCGCTGTCGCTGTTGTCGGGGGAGCGTTTCGGCAGCGAGCGGGAAGGCCAATTGCTGGCGGAACTGGTGGGGGAGGCAGATCCCGTCTTGGATTTGGGCACGGCAGGGGGGTACTGGAGCCGCCTCCTCTTGGCCAGGGATCCGCAGCGGACGGTGATCGGCCTAGACAACGCGACGGGAGTGCTGGCGGAGGCGGCCCAGCAGGCCCAGCCCCACTGGCAGCGCTACAGCCTGGTGCGAGCCCGGGCGGAGCAGCTTCCCCTGGCCTCTGGAGCCTTTGGGGCGGTGATCAGCGGCGCCACCCTGAACGAGGTGCCGTTGGATCCCTGTCTGCGGGAAGTGGCCCGTGTTTTGAAACCGGGAGGGGTGTTTGTCTCGATGCACAGCCAGCAGGTGCAGGGATGGGGGCAGAGGGTGCAGCAGTTGCTGGAGGCGACCGGCCTTCGCTTTTTCTCCGCAGACCAGTTGCGCTGGCACTTTGCCCAGGTGGGGTTGCGCTTGGAGCGCTATCTCAGCTTCGGCTGGGTGGTTTTTGTGCAGGCAGTGCGCCTCTAG
- the dnaA gene encoding chromosomal replication initiator protein DnaA: protein MDISLDRLWDEALGHLQVQLSRPTFEAWIKTARAESLVDNRLTISTPSEWARGWLQKHYASTITEVVQRVAGIPLQVEFSVAPQALVEEEAPSTAVASTSRKAGSFPASAPLGLEVSGSLPMRAPDLNPKYSFSRFVVGPNNRMAHAAALAVADKPGRAYNPLFLCGGVGLGKTHLMQAIGHYQLEANPRAKVFYVSTERFTNDLIDAIRRDSMQSFREHYRDVDILLVDDIQFIEGKEYTQEEFFHTFNTLHESGKQIVLAADRSPHLIPRLQERLCSRFSMGLIAEIQPPDIETRMAILKKKAEYEGMILPPEVIEYIATTYTSNIRELEGALIRAVAYVSISGLPMSVETIQPILNPPSEPKEITPDMIIDVVCEEFGVDRESLLGSSRKRDISQARQIAMFLMRHHTNLSLPKIGDYFGGKDHTTVLYSCEKVSQLQRENLQFERQLQNLAQRLRVMANSRNR from the coding sequence GTGGACATCTCCCTAGATCGACTCTGGGACGAAGCTTTGGGGCATCTACAGGTGCAGCTCAGCCGTCCAACTTTTGAGGCTTGGATCAAGACGGCGCGAGCTGAATCCTTGGTGGACAACCGCCTCACCATCTCCACTCCTAGCGAATGGGCGCGGGGCTGGCTGCAAAAGCACTACGCCTCCACCATCACCGAGGTGGTGCAGCGGGTGGCCGGAATCCCTTTGCAAGTGGAGTTTTCCGTCGCTCCCCAGGCTTTGGTCGAGGAAGAAGCTCCTTCAACGGCTGTGGCCTCAACCTCCCGCAAGGCCGGCAGTTTTCCTGCTTCCGCCCCCTTGGGGCTGGAGGTGAGCGGCAGCCTGCCCATGCGAGCCCCGGATCTCAACCCCAAGTATTCCTTCTCGCGGTTTGTGGTCGGCCCCAACAACCGCATGGCCCATGCAGCGGCTCTGGCCGTGGCCGACAAGCCTGGGCGGGCCTACAATCCCTTGTTTCTCTGCGGCGGGGTAGGGCTGGGCAAAACCCACCTGATGCAGGCCATCGGCCACTACCAACTGGAGGCGAATCCGCGGGCCAAGGTCTTTTACGTGTCCACCGAGCGCTTTACCAACGATTTAATCGATGCCATCCGGCGAGACAGCATGCAGTCTTTCCGGGAGCACTATCGAGATGTGGATATTTTATTGGTGGACGACATTCAATTTATCGAAGGCAAAGAGTACACCCAAGAGGAGTTTTTCCACACCTTCAATACGTTGCACGAGTCGGGCAAACAAATCGTGCTAGCTGCCGACCGCTCCCCTCACCTCATCCCTCGGCTGCAGGAGCGGCTCTGTTCTCGGTTTTCGATGGGCTTGATTGCGGAAATTCAGCCGCCGGACATCGAGACCCGCATGGCCATTCTCAAGAAAAAAGCCGAGTACGAGGGGATGATCCTACCGCCTGAGGTGATCGAATACATTGCTACCACCTACACCAGCAACATTCGCGAGCTGGAGGGCGCCCTCATCCGTGCCGTTGCCTACGTCTCCATTTCTGGCCTGCCGATGAGTGTGGAGACGATTCAGCCCATTCTCAACCCCCCCAGCGAGCCCAAGGAGATCACGCCCGACATGATTATTGACGTGGTCTGTGAAGAATTCGGCGTCGACCGAGAAAGCTTATTGGGATCCTCTCGCAAGCGGGACATCAGCCAGGCGCGGCAAATTGCCATGTTTTTGATGCGTCACCATACCAATCTTAGCTTGCCCAAAATTGGCGATTACTTTGGCGGGAAAGATCACACCACCGTTCTCTATAGCTGTGAAAAAGTTAGCCAGTTGCAGCGGGAAAATCTGCAATTTGAGCGGCAACTGCAAAACCTGGCCCAGCGGCTGCGAGTCATGGCCAACAGCCGAAACCGCTAG
- a CDS encoding SDR family NAD(P)-dependent oxidoreductase produces the protein MLSLANQVVLITGASAGIGKAVALEAAKRGARLVLAARREELLQNVKDLVEKQGTEALVVPTDMADTAQVEALAQKALDRFGRVDILVNNAGYGQMGPVEEVDVAAMRRQFEVNVFGLHALTRALLPQMRERGSGRILNLSSVAGQMSMPFSGVYSATKFAVEALSDALRVEVAPFGIKVIVIEPGPVATEFGRVAEETFAAVVNPNGPYKAILDKAAELASSFHKMAWPVEKVVEPILRAMTDPHPSDRYTAFTGGKLALGLMRLLPAALADQMWRRVYGLDALGSPKSA, from the coding sequence ATGCTTTCACTAGCCAATCAGGTGGTGCTGATTACCGGCGCTTCTGCCGGCATTGGCAAGGCCGTCGCCCTGGAAGCGGCCAAACGCGGGGCCCGCTTGGTGCTGGCGGCCCGCCGGGAGGAGCTGCTACAAAACGTCAAGGACTTGGTGGAGAAGCAGGGGACAGAAGCGCTGGTGGTGCCCACCGACATGGCCGATACAGCCCAGGTGGAGGCGCTGGCCCAAAAGGCCCTGGATCGCTTTGGCCGGGTGGACATCCTGGTGAACAACGCCGGCTACGGCCAAATGGGACCGGTGGAAGAGGTGGATGTGGCGGCGATGCGGCGGCAGTTCGAGGTGAATGTGTTTGGTCTGCACGCCCTCACCCGCGCCCTCTTGCCCCAAATGCGGGAGCGGGGCAGCGGCCGCATCCTCAACCTCAGCTCCGTGGCCGGCCAGATGTCGATGCCTTTCAGTGGGGTTTACAGCGCCACCAAGTTCGCCGTGGAGGCCCTCAGCGACGCCCTGCGGGTGGAAGTGGCCCCTTTTGGCATCAAGGTTATCGTGATCGAGCCAGGGCCGGTGGCCACCGAGTTTGGCCGCGTGGCCGAAGAGACCTTTGCTGCTGTTGTCAATCCCAACGGCCCCTACAAAGCGATCTTGGACAAGGCTGCCGAGCTGGCCAGCTCGTTCCACAAAATGGCCTGGCCGGTGGAGAAGGTGGTGGAGCCGATCCTGAGAGCCATGACGGATCCCCACCCTTCCGACCGCTACACCGCTTTTACGGGCGGCAAGCTGGCGCTGGGGCTGATGCGGTTGCTGCCCGCCGCTCTGGCCGACCAAATGTGGCGGCGCGTCTACGGCCTGGATGCCCTGGGATCCCCCAAATCGGCCTAG
- the ftsH gene encoding ATP-dependent zinc metalloprotease FtsH: protein MNKPLSPQRWLIALMLGFCLWQGSGLAPAHAALASALTYDRFLRYVEEGRVTDVRLLDNNLVAEVTAVDPQTQHSTRYRVNLLPNTVPQLVDRLTEQGIEVAVVPTRDGSAFWAILGNLVIPVLLLGGLFLFLRRAGGGAGGPGQAMNFGKSRARFQMEAKTGVKFDDVAGIEEAKEELQEVVTFLKKPERFTAVGAKIPKGVLLVGPPGTGKTLLAKAIAGEAGVPFFSLSGSEFVEMFVGVGASRVRDLFKKAKENAPCIVFIDEIDAVGRQRGAGIGGGNDEREQTLNQLLTEMDGFEGNSGVIVIAATNRPDVLDAALLRPGRFDRQITVDRPSFKGRYEILRVHARNKKLAEEVSLEAIARRTPGFAGADLANLLNEAAILAARRQHKAITNQDIDDAIDRITIGLTKPPLLDGKSKRLIAYHECGHALLMTLLPHADPLNKVTIIPRSGGAGGFAQQLPNEEQIDSGMYSRAWLLDRVVVGFGGRAAEEIVFGYSEVTTGASNDLQQNTNLVRQMVTRFGMSELGPLMWDPPNNEIFLGGGWMNRVEYSEDVAAKIDRQVRQILESCYQRAKQILLEHRALLDRLADTLVERETLDGDEFRAIVAEYVPIPEKIGLPSPKTA, encoded by the coding sequence ATGAACAAACCTCTATCTCCCCAGCGCTGGCTAATTGCCCTCATGCTGGGCTTTTGTCTCTGGCAGGGATCCGGCCTAGCTCCTGCCCACGCCGCTCTGGCCTCTGCCCTCACCTATGACCGCTTCTTGCGCTATGTCGAGGAGGGTCGCGTTACCGATGTGCGCCTCCTCGATAACAACCTGGTAGCCGAAGTGACGGCTGTTGACCCACAAACGCAGCATTCCACCCGCTACCGGGTCAACCTGCTGCCCAACACCGTGCCGCAACTGGTGGATCGCCTCACCGAGCAGGGGATCGAGGTGGCTGTAGTGCCCACCCGCGATGGCAGCGCCTTCTGGGCGATCTTGGGCAACCTGGTCATCCCGGTGCTGCTGCTGGGGGGGTTGTTCTTGTTCCTGCGCCGCGCTGGCGGAGGAGCAGGCGGTCCTGGACAGGCGATGAACTTCGGCAAGTCGCGGGCCCGCTTCCAGATGGAAGCCAAAACCGGCGTCAAGTTTGACGATGTAGCCGGGATCGAGGAGGCCAAAGAAGAGCTGCAAGAGGTGGTTACCTTCCTGAAGAAGCCGGAGCGCTTCACTGCCGTAGGGGCCAAGATCCCCAAAGGCGTGCTGTTGGTGGGGCCGCCGGGGACGGGTAAGACCCTCTTGGCCAAAGCCATTGCTGGCGAGGCGGGAGTGCCTTTTTTCAGCCTCTCTGGCTCCGAGTTCGTGGAGATGTTCGTCGGCGTGGGGGCCTCGCGGGTGCGGGATCTCTTTAAGAAGGCCAAGGAGAATGCTCCCTGCATCGTCTTCATCGACGAGATCGACGCGGTGGGCCGGCAGCGGGGAGCGGGCATTGGCGGCGGCAACGACGAGCGCGAGCAAACCCTGAACCAGTTGCTTACGGAAATGGATGGGTTTGAGGGCAACTCAGGGGTAATTGTTATTGCCGCAACCAACCGCCCGGATGTGCTGGATGCGGCGCTCCTACGGCCTGGACGCTTCGACCGCCAGATCACCGTGGATCGGCCCAGCTTCAAGGGGCGCTACGAGATCTTGCGCGTGCATGCCCGCAACAAGAAGCTGGCAGAAGAGGTCAGCCTGGAGGCCATTGCCCGCCGCACCCCTGGCTTTGCCGGCGCCGATCTGGCCAACCTGCTCAACGAGGCGGCCATCCTGGCGGCCCGCCGTCAGCACAAAGCCATCACCAACCAGGACATCGACGACGCCATCGACCGCATCACCATTGGCCTGACCAAGCCGCCGCTATTAGACGGCAAAAGCAAGCGCCTCATCGCCTACCACGAGTGCGGCCATGCTCTGTTGATGACCCTCTTGCCCCATGCGGATCCCTTGAACAAGGTAACGATCATCCCCCGTTCCGGAGGTGCCGGCGGCTTTGCCCAGCAACTGCCCAACGAGGAGCAGATCGACTCCGGCATGTACAGCCGCGCCTGGCTGTTGGATCGGGTGGTGGTCGGTTTTGGCGGTCGGGCGGCGGAGGAGATCGTCTTTGGCTACTCGGAAGTGACGACGGGGGCCAGCAACGACCTGCAGCAAAACACCAACCTGGTGCGGCAAATGGTGACCCGCTTTGGCATGTCCGAGCTGGGGCCCCTGATGTGGGATCCGCCCAACAACGAAATCTTTTTGGGCGGCGGCTGGATGAACCGCGTCGAGTACTCCGAAGATGTGGCCGCCAAGATCGACCGGCAGGTGCGGCAAATCCTGGAGAGCTGCTACCAAAGAGCGAAGCAAATCCTGCTGGAGCACCGGGCGCTGCTGGATCGCCTGGCCGACACCCTGGTGGAACGGGAAACCCTAGATGGGGACGAGTTTCGGGCCATTGTGGCAGAATACGTGCCCATCCCCGAGAAGATCGGCTTGCCCAGCCCGAAGACGGCTTGA